In Arthrobacter citreus, a single genomic region encodes these proteins:
- a CDS encoding Rrf2 family transcriptional regulator → MKISTKGRYGLTVMIELAKRYCDKPISLKSIAKAQNLSEHYLEQIISLLRNAGLVKSIRGAYGGYILTKEPNEISAGEVITALEGSLSPIENIEDENPAQRELWSRVQKAINEVLDHTTLEDLAKLESDDLNGYMFYI, encoded by the coding sequence ATGAAGATTTCAACTAAGGGAAGATATGGACTAACAGTTATGATTGAATTAGCGAAAAGATATTGTGATAAACCAATTTCGCTTAAGAGTATTGCGAAAGCACAGAATCTTTCTGAGCATTATTTAGAGCAAATTATTTCATTATTACGTAATGCGGGATTAGTTAAGAGTATTCGAGGTGCATATGGCGGGTATATTTTAACAAAAGAACCAAATGAAATCTCAGCGGGAGAAGTGATTACTGCGCTTGAAGGCTCATTATCACCGATCGAAAATATTGAAGATGAAAATCCTGCCCAAAGAGAGCTATGGTCTCGTGTTCAAAAAGCGATCAATGAAGTTTTAGACCATACTACTCTTGAAGATTTAGCTAAGTTAGAATCTGATGATTTGAATGGATATATGTTTTATATTTAA
- a CDS encoding DUF4257 domain-containing protein, producing MVKLYVLAIVIGGVTGFIFHILFNKGTIMLPVRRKKGFYLGFLADILFGATASTLFVSLFIPENMLKDMRMVIGYCILAGLSSQSFLLSRALNTERERVSSLHNISKQIV from the coding sequence ATGGTTAAGCTCTATGTCTTGGCGATCGTCATTGGTGGAGTGACCGGATTTATTTTTCACATCCTGTTTAACAAAGGTACGATTATGCTCCCGGTGAGACGAAAGAAAGGCTTTTATTTAGGATTTCTTGCGGATATTTTATTTGGAGCAACAGCCTCGACATTATTTGTTTCTTTATTTATACCAGAGAACATGTTAAAAGATATGCGTATGGTAATTGGATATTGTATATTAGCTGGCCTCTCATCACAGAGCTTTCTTTTAAGTAGGGCACTTAACACTGAACGGGAAAGGGTAAGTTCGCTGCATAATATTTCGAAGCAAATAGTATAG
- a CDS encoding replication-associated recombination protein A, whose translation MSHEPLAYRMRPRTIDELIGQEKIIGKESALYRLIHNGRVPSMLIHGEPGIGKTSFAHAIAGTVDKRFVTVNATTSGKKELEDIVHEAKMFGEIILFADEIHRWSKLQQDYLLSYVESGFITLIGATTENPYHDVNSAIRSRCNHILKLEPLLPKHIYKLLDKALRDEDRGLGNLQVQISEEQILKIAHGVNGDARSSLNILESIVYGSPKESDGTIVVQDEIIDEFLRSKGFNHDKNGDFHYDTLSGFQKSIRGSDVNGALYYLARLIEAGDITSIIRRLLVIAYEDIGLAGDPWKVVLACEAAKQVGFPEARIILSNAVIELCLSSKSNSSVTSIDRALNDVRSGLHDDIPAHLKDSHYAGAKDMGHGIGYIYPHDHPLGNFGGWVNQQYLPDRLVNQIYYKPKDAGNEKRYGAIFEKLQQFKKDRK comes from the coding sequence ATGAGTCATGAACCTCTAGCATACCGTATGAGACCTAGGACAATTGATGAATTGATCGGTCAAGAAAAAATAATCGGAAAAGAATCAGCGTTATATCGATTAATACATAATGGGCGAGTGCCTTCAATGTTAATACATGGAGAACCAGGAATAGGCAAGACTTCATTTGCCCATGCTATTGCTGGTACAGTTGATAAACGATTTGTCACTGTAAATGCTACTACTTCTGGGAAAAAGGAACTTGAGGATATCGTACATGAAGCAAAAATGTTCGGTGAGATCATTCTTTTTGCTGATGAAATTCATCGTTGGTCGAAGCTACAGCAGGATTATTTATTATCGTATGTAGAAAGTGGATTTATTACTTTAATTGGTGCGACAACTGAGAATCCATACCACGATGTAAACAGTGCGATTAGAAGTCGGTGTAACCATATATTAAAATTAGAGCCTCTCTTGCCAAAGCATATTTATAAACTATTAGATAAGGCCTTAAGAGATGAAGATAGAGGATTAGGAAATTTACAAGTTCAAATTTCTGAGGAACAAATATTAAAAATAGCTCATGGAGTGAATGGGGATGCAAGATCATCCTTAAATATATTAGAATCAATTGTTTATGGTTCACCAAAAGAATCAGACGGTACAATTGTAGTACAAGATGAAATCATCGATGAATTCCTTCGTTCGAAAGGATTTAATCATGATAAAAATGGAGATTTTCACTACGATACATTGTCTGGATTTCAAAAAAGTATTCGTGGAAGTGACGTAAATGGAGCGCTTTATTATTTAGCAAGGTTAATTGAAGCGGGTGATATAACTAGTATTATCCGTAGATTATTAGTTATTGCTTATGAGGATATCGGATTAGCTGGTGATCCATGGAAGGTTGTACTAGCTTGTGAAGCAGCAAAACAAGTTGGTTTTCCTGAAGCGAGAATTATACTCTCAAATGCGGTAATTGAACTTTGTTTATCATCGAAATCTAATTCAAGTGTTACATCAATTGATCGCGCATTAAATGATGTAAGAAGTGGGCTACATGATGATATTCCGGCACATTTAAAGGATAGTCATTATGCCGGGGCAAAAGATATGGGTCATGGAATTGGCTATATTTATCCACATGATCATCCATTAGGTAATTTTGGTGGATGGGTAAATCAGCAATATCTTCCAGATCGTCTTGTCAATCAAATTTACTATAAACCAAAAGACGCTGGTAACGAAAAACGTTATGGGGCTATATTTGAAAAACTACAGCAATTTAAGAAGGATCGAAAATAA
- a CDS encoding DUF2306 domain-containing protein: MYSKKTWWILFILSLCVMIPFIVPYFLFNPENSRIQISSTSIQYPALIAHIFFALIALITGFLQFVKSIRIRNPQIHRMIGKVYFISVYISGLLALIVIFYVEDFTRATSFLTLTLLWIFTTFQGVYSIKKKNYMDHKIWMIRSMGITLVAVSARILVPILFLAYFLLNGMHIPGGREKMVEVALNVNIWVGLLLNFIIIEWIILKKHIKRKLD, translated from the coding sequence ATGTATTCAAAAAAAACTTGGTGGATTTTATTTATTCTCTCACTTTGTGTCATGATTCCATTTATAGTTCCTTATTTTCTATTTAATCCAGAAAATAGTCGTATTCAAATATCTTCTACTTCAATACAGTACCCTGCTTTAATAGCACATATCTTTTTTGCATTGATAGCTCTAATTACTGGTTTCTTACAATTTGTTAAAAGTATTAGGATTCGTAATCCGCAAATCCACAGAATGATTGGAAAAGTTTACTTTATAAGTGTCTACATAAGTGGACTTTTAGCGTTGATTGTCATTTTTTATGTTGAAGATTTTACGCGGGCAACGTCTTTTCTTACTTTAACATTACTTTGGATCTTTACTACATTTCAAGGTGTGTATAGCATTAAGAAGAAAAATTATATGGATCACAAAATCTGGATGATTCGAAGTATGGGGATTACTTTAGTTGCCGTTAGTGCTAGAATTTTAGTACCTATTTTATTTTTAGCTTACTTCTTGCTGAATGGAATGCATATACCTGGTGGTAGAGAGAAAATGGTCGAAGTAGCCTTAAACGTGAATATATGGGTAGGCTTATTACTTAATTTTATCATTATTGAGTGGATCATTTTAAAGAAACATATTAAAAGGAAGCTCGATTAA
- a CDS encoding cysteine desulfurase, whose product MERIYVDHAATSPMHPEVIEKMVVEMQVTFGNPSSIHSFGRQARQKIDTARMVCANSIGAKANEIIFTSGGTESDNLAVRGVAYANQKYGKHIITSSIEHHAILHTCQALEKEGFEVTYLPVDETGRVKIESVKAALREDTILVSIMMVNNEVGTVQPIKEIGELLRNHKAHFHTDAVQAYGLIPINVEELGVDFLSISSHKINGPKGVGFLYVSENAIFTQLQFGGQQERKRRAGTENVPGIVGLAKAVELIHIEREERVESYLRFQEILMNVLKENGIRFEKNGNETFFAPHVLNLSFDDISIESFLVNLDLSGVAASSGSACTAGSIDPSHVLVEMFGIDSPKIRSSVRFSFGYGNTDEQIRLVGERVSSIVKRLVKI is encoded by the coding sequence ATGGAACGTATTTATGTAGATCATGCTGCGACTTCTCCGATGCATCCAGAAGTAATCGAAAAGATGGTTGTAGAAATGCAAGTAACTTTTGGAAACCCATCGAGTATTCATTCTTTTGGACGACAAGCTCGTCAAAAAATTGATACCGCACGCATGGTTTGTGCTAATAGTATAGGAGCAAAAGCTAACGAAATTATTTTTACAAGCGGTGGAACAGAAAGTGATAATCTTGCTGTGCGTGGAGTTGCATATGCAAATCAAAAATATGGTAAGCACATTATTACCTCAAGTATTGAGCATCATGCTATATTACATACATGCCAGGCTCTTGAAAAGGAAGGCTTTGAGGTAACGTATTTACCAGTTGATGAAACAGGTCGTGTGAAGATCGAATCTGTAAAGGCGGCCCTACGTGAGGATACTATTTTAGTATCAATTATGATGGTTAATAATGAAGTCGGAACAGTACAGCCAATCAAGGAAATAGGTGAACTTCTTAGAAATCATAAAGCTCATTTTCATACTGATGCAGTCCAAGCTTATGGCTTGATTCCAATAAATGTTGAAGAACTTGGTGTAGACTTTTTATCAATTTCTTCACATAAAATAAATGGTCCTAAAGGTGTAGGATTTTTATATGTAAGCGAAAATGCAATCTTTACACAATTACAATTTGGTGGACAGCAGGAGCGAAAACGTCGTGCTGGTACAGAAAATGTTCCCGGAATAGTTGGACTAGCTAAAGCTGTTGAATTAATTCATATTGAAAGAGAAGAACGTGTAGAAAGCTATTTGCGTTTTCAAGAAATCTTAATGAATGTTCTAAAAGAAAATGGCATTCGTTTTGAAAAAAATGGAAATGAGACGTTTTTTGCACCGCATGTGTTAAACTTATCCTTTGATGATATTTCAATTGAATCATTTTTGGTAAATCTTGATTTATCAGGTGTAGCAGCATCAAGTGGATCTGCTTGTACTGCTGGTAGTATTGATCCATCACATGTTTTAGTTGAAATGTTTGGAATTGATTCACCAAAAATACGTTCTTCGGTGCGTTTTAGCTTTGGTTATGGTAACACAGACGAACAAATTCGTTTAGTTGGAGAACGCGTATCTTCAATTGTAAAACGATTAGTTAAAATATAA
- the aspS gene encoding aspartate--tRNA ligase: MEQRTHLCGELRESHIGQSVTLKGWVQKRRDLGGLIFIDLRDRSGLVQIVFNPETSGEALALAETVRNEFILHVHGNVVSRGEGTVNTNLATGAIEVSAEKLEIINKAKNPPFAIENKSDVAEDLRLKYRYLDLRRPVMYDTFKLRSKITKSVRDFLDGEDFLEVETPILTKSTPEGARDYLVPSRVHPGEFYALPQSPQIFKQLLMVSGFERYFQIARCFRDEDLRADRQPEFTQIDIETSFLSQEEIMEMTERMMVKMMKETKGVELVTPLPRMSYDEAMNRYGSDKPDTRFGLELIDVSSFAKESGFKVFTSAVENGGQVKCLNVKGQAAKYSRKDIDGLQEYAGRYGAKGLAWLKLEEDGFKGPIAKFFSEEEFATLKLAVEAEAGDLILFVASDASVVANSLGALRLKLGKDLDLIDQSKFNFLWVTEWPLLEYDADLNRYFAAHHPFTSPVREDIAKLDTDPGSVKAQAYDLVLNGYELGGGSVRIYERDIQEKMFKCLGFSEEEAQAQFGFLMEAFEYGTPPHGGIALGLDRIVMLLAGRTNLRDTIAFPKTASASCLLTEAPSPVSSAQLEELALKTTVEE, translated from the coding sequence ATGGAACAACGAACGCATTTATGTGGAGAACTAAGAGAATCACATATAGGTCAAAGTGTAACACTTAAAGGATGGGTACAAAAAAGACGTGATTTAGGTGGATTAATTTTCATTGATCTACGTGACCGTTCTGGACTTGTACAAATCGTTTTTAATCCTGAAACTTCAGGTGAAGCTTTAGCTTTAGCGGAAACTGTGCGTAATGAATTTATTCTTCATGTTCACGGGAATGTAGTTTCTCGTGGTGAAGGTACTGTTAATACAAATCTTGCTACAGGAGCAATTGAAGTTTCTGCAGAAAAGCTTGAGATTATTAACAAAGCTAAAAATCCTCCATTTGCGATTGAAAATAAATCAGATGTTGCAGAAGACCTTCGTTTAAAATATCGTTATTTAGATTTACGTCGTCCGGTTATGTATGACACATTTAAATTACGTTCGAAAATTACAAAATCAGTTCGTGATTTCTTAGACGGTGAAGACTTCTTAGAAGTTGAAACACCAATTTTAACGAAGAGTACACCTGAAGGAGCTCGTGACTATTTAGTACCTAGCCGTGTACATCCAGGTGAGTTTTATGCTTTACCACAATCACCTCAAATCTTTAAACAATTATTAATGGTTTCAGGTTTTGAGCGTTACTTCCAAATTGCTCGTTGCTTCCGTGACGAAGATTTACGTGCTGACCGTCAACCAGAATTTACTCAAATAGACATCGAAACTAGCTTCCTTTCTCAAGAGGAAATTATGGAGATGACTGAAAGAATGATGGTTAAAATGATGAAGGAAACAAAAGGTGTAGAATTAGTTACACCACTTCCTCGAATGAGTTATGATGAAGCAATGAATCGTTATGGTTCTGATAAACCAGATACTCGTTTTGGATTAGAGCTAATCGATGTTTCTTCTTTCGCAAAAGAAAGTGGATTTAAAGTATTTACTTCAGCTGTAGAAAATGGTGGCCAAGTAAAGTGTTTAAACGTGAAAGGTCAAGCGGCAAAATATTCTCGTAAAGACATCGATGGACTTCAAGAATATGCTGGTCGTTATGGAGCAAAAGGCCTCGCTTGGTTAAAACTAGAAGAAGATGGTTTTAAAGGACCAATAGCAAAATTCTTTAGTGAAGAAGAGTTTGCTACTTTAAAATTAGCTGTAGAAGCTGAAGCTGGTGACTTAATTTTATTCGTAGCATCAGATGCTTCAGTAGTTGCAAACAGCTTAGGAGCACTTCGTTTAAAACTAGGAAAAGACTTAGATTTAATCGATCAATCGAAATTCAATTTCTTATGGGTTACTGAATGGCCTTTACTTGAGTACGATGCAGATTTAAACCGATATTTTGCTGCACACCATCCATTCACATCACCTGTTCGTGAAGATATTGCGAAATTAGATACTGATCCTGGTAGTGTAAAAGCACAAGCTTATGACTTAGTTCTAAATGGTTACGAGCTTGGTGGTGGATCTGTACGTATTTATGAAAGAGACATACAAGAAAAAATGTTCAAATGCTTAGGATTCTCTGAAGAAGAAGCGCAAGCTCAATTTGGTTTCTTAATGGAAGCATTTGAATATGGAACTCCACCACACGGCGGAATTGCGTTAGGTTTAGATCGTATTGTCATGTTACTTGCAGGTCGTACAAACTTACGTGACACAATTGCATTCCCTAAAACGGCGTCAGCAAGTTGCTTATTAACAGAAGCACCAAGCCCAGTTTCTTCTGCACAATTAGAAGAATTAGCGTTAAAAACAACTGTAGAAGAGTAA
- a CDS encoding tRNA threonylcarbamoyladenosine dehydratase: MLHQFSRNELAFGKAGLERLQNSTVAILGIGGVGSFSAEALARSGVGRLILVDKDVIDITNVNRQIHALLSTVGEPKVEMMKQRILEINPECEVITHRMFYTEETFEKFFEIPLDYVIDASDTITYKIHLIKECRRRGIPLISSMGAANKMDPTRFKIADISKTTHDPIAKVIRTKLRKEGIQKGVTVVFSDESPIVIREDVRKEIVPDENTKIRKAKMPPSSNAFVPSVAGLIAASHAVRELIKDIEIKRVGKE, from the coding sequence ATGTTACACCAATTTTCTCGTAATGAGCTTGCTTTTGGTAAAGCAGGTTTAGAGCGTTTACAAAACAGTACGGTTGCTATTTTAGGTATTGGAGGAGTTGGCTCATTCTCCGCAGAGGCTTTAGCTCGTTCTGGAGTCGGTCGTTTAATACTAGTTGATAAAGATGTAATCGATATAACAAACGTGAATAGACAAATTCATGCTTTATTATCGACTGTCGGTGAGCCTAAAGTAGAAATGATGAAGCAACGTATTCTTGAAATTAATCCTGAATGCGAAGTAATTACACATAGAATGTTTTATACAGAAGAAACATTTGAAAAGTTTTTCGAAATTCCATTAGATTATGTAATTGATGCTTCTGATACGATTACATATAAAATTCATTTAATTAAAGAGTGTCGCCGTCGAGGAATTCCACTTATTTCAAGTATGGGTGCTGCTAACAAGATGGATCCAACACGATTTAAAATTGCAGATATTTCTAAAACAACACATGATCCAATTGCAAAGGTTATTCGAACAAAGCTGCGCAAGGAAGGTATTCAAAAAGGGGTAACAGTGGTCTTTTCAGATGAAAGCCCTATTGTCATTCGTGAAGATGTACGTAAAGAAATCGTACCAGATGAAAATACAAAAATTCGTAAAGCAAAAATGCCGCCATCTTCAAACGCATTTGTCCCTTCAGTTGCTGGCTTAATCGCGGCAAGTCATGCTGTACGTGAATTAATAAAAGATATTGAAATTAAACGTGTAGGTAAAGAATAA
- a CDS encoding S8 family serine peptidase has protein sequence MRKTSKRKMKHLASIGLSTSLLFGTLAPITYHANAQTISSSEVLLAKLTPEQREALQALNSNKFKTGLHLSSDINLSSPKEVSVIVEFKVLPAKTEQLTEAAEGKSISLATAMAKVEQSHVQFKKDLQEQVGNNAKSKQDSYQIKHTYKHSFNGVALTLPANQIKQLMQLDGVKAVYSDAQVQLQPPKQTDEKNDQTNVDSIPFLKVDELHKEGFTGKGVKIGVIDTGIDYNHPDLKGAYKGGYDFVDNDNDPMETTYDNWKKSGNPEFYNGSSYYTEHGTHVSGTIAGQAKNDSNFKVTGIAPDADLYVYRVLGPYGSGANSSVIAGIDKSVEDGMDVINLSLGSDYNDPLDPTSLAIDNAVLNGVTAVVAAGNSGDYGMSTLGSPGAAALALTVGASSASTKVTTFKSSFKVGKRKINGTLQLMTKKWTDDFSNLSSKSFDIVNVGEGGPNDYAGKDVKGKIALVVRGTYALIDKMQYAKQNGAAGIIIYNNNFAEGQIPYYLGESNDYIPVFSLDNNTGSAVRDLLQTGTMAVSFGTLGESEISGDVLADFSSRGPSGTLYDIKPEVTAPGVNVLSTVPSYIRNKNDQSDYSSAYERMSGTSMATPHVAGIAALLLQANPNYTPAIIKTILMNTADPLKDKYSVFEVGAGRVDPYEAIHSDTEISVSDETPYIDNGQEQIIQEQTGGLSYGIIPMDDDTSYNNSKKIIISNSSKKTKKYTVSVEYNIGAQGSLDAQKNGVNLIVSENSLKLKSDSQKEISVLLSIPKTAEKGTYEGYIHIENEKNPEENYQIPFGTRVVEEGFKYFKVHSPSISTNRVIAPFSVKDSDLDFNFNSPMKTIDFVLVDPKTNKDLGLITSINTTGATVDYEYYLQDGFTGRYFPFTGNAKKPIGFTSILAPEGVYKIKAIGTNQVGKQFVQTDKVYIDNSGAKLSLDQTNATPKGNLPFVELAPDQKTVTLSGTVIDNEVTEMQNNGINVTQANNKVYYGSNGPALSINVDENGKFSKEISVTGSSTATMLQFVGADRAGNTSNAPRVIYYVKAGTQYIYAKPNKESITMGDKVTYTLYSHGLKNAKEMSFSLNYLSKYFDSAEIVKNIALPEGTELTSTTNGTTSLTTNITLKMPNEGISGDVPLLDLVFDTKADEYVNVLSQLFNIYGGAYKDVNGATVRPLIQTGLLPIYASYSKVQAQLGAQGLYKEDGTYNYSTDYTTVGATVKAQDSKGNLYAGEIQKNGQIFINNLPANEPLFTVIVDVPGHFTTYTPLEVGRQDGNISIGESIFYYTAKSKAGDINKDNVVDLNDVLLLEANWNKNNRNTDINFDGITDAKDFKLLESNYLKENDYVLNTPSPVQVLNGQTIQTIKAKLGVN, from the coding sequence ATGCGAAAAACAAGCAAAAGAAAAATGAAACACCTTGCATCCATCGGACTAAGTACAAGTTTACTGTTTGGAACCCTTGCACCTATTACTTATCACGCTAATGCACAAACAATTTCATCAAGTGAAGTCTTATTAGCTAAGTTGACCCCTGAACAAAGAGAAGCATTACAAGCATTAAATTCAAACAAATTTAAAACAGGTTTACATCTATCTTCAGATATAAACTTAAGTAGTCCGAAAGAAGTATCCGTAATTGTTGAATTTAAAGTCCTTCCTGCTAAAACTGAACAGCTAACAGAAGCTGCAGAAGGAAAAAGCATTTCACTTGCAACAGCAATGGCCAAGGTAGAACAATCACATGTTCAATTTAAAAAAGATTTACAAGAACAAGTAGGTAATAATGCAAAATCTAAACAAGACTCGTATCAAATAAAACATACTTATAAACATTCATTTAATGGTGTCGCTTTAACTCTACCCGCTAATCAGATTAAACAATTAATGCAATTAGATGGGGTAAAAGCAGTTTACAGTGATGCACAAGTACAATTACAACCCCCAAAACAAACTGATGAAAAGAACGATCAAACAAATGTTGATAGCATCCCATTTTTAAAAGTAGACGAATTACATAAAGAAGGATTTACTGGAAAAGGAGTTAAAATTGGGGTAATTGATACCGGAATTGATTATAATCATCCGGATTTAAAGGGTGCATATAAAGGCGGATATGACTTTGTAGACAATGACAATGATCCAATGGAAACTACATATGATAATTGGAAGAAGTCTGGAAATCCAGAATTCTATAATGGTAGTTCCTATTATACTGAACACGGTACGCACGTTTCAGGAACAATCGCAGGGCAAGCTAAAAACGACTCAAATTTCAAAGTAACGGGCATAGCTCCTGATGCTGATTTATATGTCTATCGAGTTTTAGGTCCATATGGTAGTGGAGCTAACTCTTCGGTAATTGCTGGAATCGACAAGTCTGTTGAAGATGGTATGGATGTGATAAATCTTTCATTAGGAAGTGATTATAATGATCCATTAGATCCTACAAGCCTAGCAATTGATAATGCTGTCTTAAACGGTGTCACTGCAGTTGTTGCAGCAGGAAATTCAGGAGATTATGGAATGTCTACATTAGGCTCACCTGGAGCTGCTGCACTAGCATTAACTGTTGGAGCTAGCTCAGCTTCTACTAAAGTAACAACCTTTAAAAGTAGCTTCAAAGTAGGCAAACGAAAAATAAACGGAACTTTACAGTTGATGACTAAAAAGTGGACGGATGACTTTAGTAACCTATCTAGTAAATCATTTGATATTGTCAATGTTGGTGAAGGTGGTCCAAATGATTATGCTGGAAAAGATGTAAAGGGAAAAATAGCATTAGTTGTACGTGGTACATATGCTTTGATCGATAAAATGCAATATGCTAAACAAAACGGTGCAGCAGGAATAATTATTTACAACAATAATTTCGCTGAAGGACAAATTCCATATTACTTAGGTGAAAGTAATGATTATATACCAGTTTTCTCATTAGATAATAATACTGGATCAGCAGTTAGGGATTTATTACAAACTGGTACTATGGCTGTTTCATTTGGTACATTAGGTGAAAGTGAAATTTCTGGTGACGTATTAGCAGACTTTAGCTCAAGAGGTCCGTCAGGTACTTTATACGATATAAAACCTGAAGTAACAGCACCTGGCGTCAATGTATTATCGACAGTTCCTTCTTATATTAGAAATAAAAATGATCAGAGTGATTACTCATCTGCTTATGAAAGAATGTCAGGGACATCTATGGCAACTCCTCATGTGGCAGGTATAGCAGCTTTATTGCTGCAGGCAAATCCAAATTATACACCAGCTATCATTAAAACCATTTTAATGAATACAGCAGATCCTTTAAAAGATAAGTATAGTGTATTTGAAGTAGGTGCTGGCAGAGTTGATCCGTATGAAGCTATCCATTCAGACACAGAAATCTCAGTTTCAGATGAAACTCCGTATATCGATAATGGACAAGAACAAATCATTCAGGAGCAAACAGGTGGTCTAAGCTACGGAATTATCCCTATGGATGATGATACTTCATATAACAATTCAAAAAAAATTATAATCTCTAACTCAAGCAAAAAAACGAAAAAATATACTGTTTCTGTTGAATATAATATAGGCGCACAAGGTTCTTTAGATGCACAGAAAAACGGTGTAAATTTAATCGTATCTGAGAACTCTTTAAAGTTAAAATCCGATAGTCAAAAAGAGATTTCTGTTTTATTATCAATTCCAAAAACAGCTGAGAAAGGAACCTATGAAGGATATATTCATATTGAAAATGAAAAAAATCCTGAAGAGAATTATCAAATTCCTTTTGGAACACGAGTTGTTGAAGAAGGTTTTAAATATTTCAAAGTCCACTCCCCTTCGATCTCAACTAATCGTGTAATAGCTCCATTCAGTGTTAAAGATTCAGATTTAGATTTCAACTTTAATTCGCCTATGAAAACGATCGATTTTGTATTAGTTGATCCAAAAACAAATAAAGATTTAGGTTTAATCACCTCAATTAATACTACCGGTGCTACTGTAGACTATGAATATTATCTTCAAGACGGATTTACAGGAAGATACTTCCCTTTTACCGGAAACGCTAAAAAGCCAATTGGGTTTACTTCGATTTTAGCTCCAGAAGGCGTTTATAAAATTAAAGCAATTGGAACAAATCAGGTTGGAAAGCAATTTGTACAAACTGATAAAGTATACATCGATAATTCCGGTGCAAAGCTTTCCCTAGATCAAACAAATGCTACGCCTAAAGGAAATCTTCCATTTGTTGAATTAGCACCAGATCAAAAAACAGTCACTTTATCGGGTACTGTAATTGATAACGAAGTCACTGAAATGCAAAATAATGGGATTAATGTAACGCAAGCTAATAACAAGGTATATTACGGTTCTAATGGACCTGCTTTAAGTATTAACGTTGATGAAAATGGTAAATTCTCTAAAGAAATCTCTGTAACTGGTTCTTCAACTGCTACAATGCTTCAATTTGTAGGCGCTGATCGAGCTGGAAATACATCTAATGCTCCAAGGGTTATTTACTATGTCAAAGCAGGAACGCAGTATATTTATGCTAAACCTAATAAAGAATCAATTACAATGGGTGATAAAGTAACGTATACTCTGTATAGCCATGGATTAAAGAATGCAAAAGAAATGAGCTTCTCATTAAATTATTTAAGTAAATATTTTGATTCAGCAGAGATTGTAAAAAACATAGCATTACCAGAAGGAACCGAACTAACTTCGACTACTAATGGTACAACTAGTTTAACAACAAACATTACATTGAAAATGCCTAACGAGGGGATTTCAGGCGATGTACCTTTACTTGATCTCGTATTTGATACAAAAGCAGATGAGTACGTAAATGTGCTTAGTCAACTCTTTAATATTTATGGTGGTGCATACAAAGATGTGAATGGAGCAACTGTAAGACCGCTAATCCAAACAGGTCTACTTCCAATTTATGCATCGTATTCAAAAGTACAAGCACAGCTTGGAGCACAAGGCTTATATAAGGAAGATGGTACGTACAATTATTCAACTGATTACACAACTGTAGGTGCAACTGTTAAAGCACAAGATTCTAAAGGTAATTTATACGCTGGGGAAATACAAAAGAACGGTCAAATTTTTATAAATAACTTACCAGCAAACGAACCTTTATTCACGGTAATCGTAGATGTTCCAGGACACTTTACAACTTATACTCCGCTTGAAGTTGGAAGACAAGACGGGAATATAAGCATTGGAGAAAGCATTTTTTATTACACTGCAAAGTCTAAAGCTGGAGACATAAATAAAGACAACGTAGTAGATCTAAATGATGTACTATTACTTGAAGCGAATTGGAATAAAAACAACCGAAACACAGACATAAACTTTGACGGTATTACAGATGCTAAAGACTTTAAATTACTAGAATCAAATTACTTAAAAGAAAATGACTATGTGTTAAATACACCAAGCCCAGTCCAAGTGCTGAATGGACAAACAATCCAAACAATTAAAGCAAAACTTGGTGTTAACTAA